The Deltaproteobacteria bacterium DNA segment TGCTGACCACCATGTTCAATACCCTTGCCGATAAGAAGATCTGTCTTTTCGGGTTTGCGTTCAAGGCCAACACGGGTGATACCAGAGAAAGCCCTGCCATCTTCATCGCCAGAAGGCTGCTGGAGGAAAAGGCGGAAATCATTATTACCGATCCGAAAGCACTGAGAAATGCGAGGGCGGACCTGGCAGGTGTGGAGGGAAAAGTCAGCTTCGAAGGAGACCCCTACAGGGCGGCAGAGAGATGCCACGCCATTGCGGTGCTGACCGAGTGGGATATTTACCGGAACCTCGACTTTCAGAAAATATTCGAAATCATGACAAAGCCGGCCTCCATCTTTGACGGCAGAAACATCCTTGATCACAAACGATGCTTTGACATCGGCTTCAATGTCTATCCCATCGGCAAACCACCACTGACACATTTTTAACGTCAATGAGCAGCATCGACTCCTTCAATATTACGATAATCGGCGCCGGAGTAATCGGCTTGTCCATAGCGGAAGAGCTCTCCGCAAACTATCAACGTGTGCTCATCGTCGAAAAAAATACCGGCTTCGGCCAGGAAACAAGCAGCCGCAACAGCGAGGTTATTCACGCGGGTATTTATTACCCGCACGGTTTTTTCAAAGCAGTCTTATGTCCTGAGGGAAACCGCCTCCTTTACGAACTGTGCAGAAGGCGCGGTATTCCCCATAAGCGGATCGGGAAACTCATTGTCGCGACAAATGATGGTGAATGTGAACAGCTGGAAAGAATCAAGCAGTACGCCGAGCATAACGGTGTCAGTGATCTCAGCTTGATCGGTCAAAGACAGGTTGGGAGTCTTGAACCCGAGGTCAGGGCGAAAGCAGCGCTTTATTCACCATCTACCGGTATAATCGACAGTCATAGCCTGATGCGTTCTTTCTTAGTAAATGCAGAAGCCAATGGCGCTGTGGTTGCATTTCGATCAGAAGTGACAACCATTCACGCTGATAATGGTATATATGAACTTGAAACCAACGGGGGAGAATACCGATTCCAAACCAGGGTTCTGATTAACAGTGCCGGTCTCTATTCCGACAGAATTGCCGCCATGGCTGGAATGAACATCGACCGCCATGGATACCGTCTGAAATACTGCAAGGGAAATTACTTCTCCATTTCGCCGTCGCCGAAACTGAATCACTTGGTGTATCCTGTGCCTCCGGAAAACACCGTAAGCCTCGGTATCCACGCCACGCTGGACCTCGGCAGCCGCGTCAAGTTCGGCCCGGACAGCCAGTACATCAATGAAATCGAATACAGCGTTGATGAAGGCAGAAAGATATCGTTTTATCAGTCCATCAAAAACTACCTGCCGGGAATCAAACTGGAATCTCTCAATCCGGATATGTGCGGTATCCGTCCGAAACTGCAAGGCCCCGGCGAACCTTACCGTGACTTCATCATTAAAGATGAAAAAGATATAGGGTATGCCGGACTGATAAATCTCATCGGCATCGAATCTCCCGGATTGACTTCCTGTGTTGCCATAGCACGATATGTAGAGTCCCTCGTGACTAAGTACCTTTAGGTTCTAGGTTAAAGGTTCCAGGCTCAAGGTTAAAGGATAGATAAGGTGTCATATATAAGGGGGAACGAGCTCGAAGGCATTTTGGATGAGTTCTACTATGCTCCCGGCAGGTAACATTTTAATCGCCACGACGTCAAAGCGTGCATCGCAGGGGTAAAGGTGTTTTTCTTCCAAATACTTGAGGGAAATTCTCGAAATCTTCTTCTGTTTTTCCCGTCCTACCGCACCCTGGGGGTCACCGAATTTTTCTGATTTCCTGCTTTTGACCTCCACAAAGACAACCGTATCGCCATCTTTTGCCACAATATCAATCTCTCCAAAAAGACACTTATAATTGCGTTCAATGATCCGATAGCCCCTGTTTTTCAAATAGGCAACAGCGATATCTTCTCCCCTCTTACCAGTTTGTATCCTGCCGGAACAATTCATGTTTATTTACAACACCAGAAATTATTTTCAAAATTCCAGTTCCGCATTCATCTGGAGGGCGCCCTTTTCTTTAATTCTAAAAGACCTTCGATGAATCTTGCAATGGCCGTATTTTTTAATTGCCTCCCGGTGTTCACCCGTACCATAGCCCTTGTTCTTCAAAAAATTATACTGGGGAAACTGACGATGATAGATCTCCATAATCCTGTCTCGTGAAACCTTGGCGATGATGGACGCTGAAGCCACGGACAGACTCAGAGAGTCGCCTTTAACGATAGTTTCCTGCGGTATGGAGAGAAAGATACGATGCGTCCCGTCAATGAGGAGATAATCAGGTGTTATGGAAAGGTTCGCTATGGCCTCTTTCATGGCAATCAGAGTGGCCTGCAATACATTTACGGCATCAACAATGGATGCCTCAGCAACACCGAGGCCAATAGAGAGGGCATCTTGTTTTATGATTTCGTAGAGTCTTTCCCTCTTTCGAGCGGAAAGTTGCTTTGAATCTTTGATTTCCGTGTTTTCATAATCGAGGGAAAGTATCACGGCTGCCGCAACAACGGGACCCGCAAGAGGGCCTCTCCCCGCCTCATCAATACCAGCTATCAATTTATAACCACGTTGATGGGCATGCCGTTCGAAAGTATACATTCTTAATGGTCACTTCCCCATTTCTTTGATTCTTGCCTTTTTCCCTCTCAGACCTCGCAAGTAGTATAGACGGGAACGCCGCACTTTGCCGCGAATGACTACCTCAATCCTATCGATAACCGGTGAATGAAGGGGAAATGTCCGCTCCACTCCCACGCCGTAGGATACCTTTCTCACCGTGAAACTGGCCCGGCAGTCACCCCGTCTTCTCCGGATGACAACACCCTCAAAGGCCTGAATCCTCTGTTTCTGTCCCTCAACAATCCTCACATATACCCTCACCGTATCACCCGGTTTGAAAGCGGGAATGTCTCCTCTCATCTGCTCTTTTTCAAGCATTTCAATAACATTCATAGTAAAAACTCCTCTGCGTCGCGTAACTAATTATTTTTCTTTATTTCTTCGAGTATCTTTCTGTCCTCTTCAGACAGTTTTATTTTTTCCAGCAAATCCGGTCGCCTCAAGTATGTTCTTTTGAGCGATTCCTTCCTCCGCCATGTCTCAATTTCCCGGTGATGCCCCGACAGCAGTACCTCAGGAACCTGCCAGTCCCGGTAGTTACCGGGACGTGTATAATGGGGATACTCTAACAGCCCGGTGGAAAAAGAGTCAAACGATGCCGAGTCATAATTCCCCAGAACACCTGGAACTAAACGGGAAACAGCATCAACGACGACCATGGCCGACAACTCTCCACCCGTCAGAACAAAATCACCAACAGAAATTTCTTTGTCAACCAGATAGACCCTTACCCTTTCGTCAACGCCCTCATAGTGCCCACAAATGAGCACAATTCGAGAATACACAGACATTTCCTCGGCTATTTTCTGGCTGAACGTTTCACCCTGGGGGGTCAGGAGAACTACCAGGGCATTATCCCTCACCGGTGCTACTGATGCCAATGCCCTGTCGATAGGTTCCACCTTCATCACCATACCGCCGCCCCCCCCATACGGGGCGTCATCGGTCATCTTATGCTTGTCCTCGGCATAATCGCGGATGTTGTGGAGATGGATTTCCACTACCCCCCCCTCTTGTGCTCTTTTCAAGATGCTGCA contains these protein-coding regions:
- a CDS encoding NAD(P)/FAD-dependent oxidoreductase; protein product: MSSIDSFNITIIGAGVIGLSIAEELSANYQRVLIVEKNTGFGQETSSRNSEVIHAGIYYPHGFFKAVLCPEGNRLLYELCRRRGIPHKRIGKLIVATNDGECEQLERIKQYAEHNGVSDLSLIGQRQVGSLEPEVRAKAALYSPSTGIIDSHSLMRSFLVNAEANGAVVAFRSEVTTIHADNGIYELETNGGEYRFQTRVLINSAGLYSDRIAAMAGMNIDRHGYRLKYCKGNYFSISPSPKLNHLVYPVPPENTVSLGIHATLDLGSRVKFGPDSQYINEIEYSVDEGRKISFYQSIKNYLPGIKLESLNPDMCGIRPKLQGPGEPYRDFIIKDEKDIGYAGLINLIGIESPGLTSCVAIARYVESLVTKYL
- a CDS encoding YraN family protein; its protein translation is MNCSGRIQTGKRGEDIAVAYLKNRGYRIIERNYKCLFGEIDIVAKDGDTVVFVEVKSRKSEKFGDPQGAVGREKQKKISRISLKYLEEKHLYPCDARFDVVAIKMLPAGSIVELIQNAFELVPPYI
- a CDS encoding ribonuclease HII, yielding MYTFERHAHQRGYKLIAGIDEAGRGPLAGPVVAAAVILSLDYENTEIKDSKQLSARKRERLYEIIKQDALSIGLGVAEASIVDAVNVLQATLIAMKEAIANLSITPDYLLIDGTHRIFLSIPQETIVKGDSLSLSVASASIIAKVSRDRIMEIYHRQFPQYNFLKNKGYGTGEHREAIKKYGHCKIHRRSFRIKEKGALQMNAELEF
- the rplS gene encoding 50S ribosomal protein L19, with the translated sequence MNVIEMLEKEQMRGDIPAFKPGDTVRVYVRIVEGQKQRIQAFEGVVIRRRRGDCRASFTVRKVSYGVGVERTFPLHSPVIDRIEVVIRGKVRRSRLYYLRGLRGKKARIKEMGK
- the trmD gene encoding tRNA (guanosine(37)-N1)-methyltransferase TrmD — translated: MIRFDILSIFPEMFESPFNCSILKRAQEGGVVEIHLHNIRDYAEDKHKMTDDAPYGGGGGMVMKVEPIDRALASVAPVRDNALVVLLTPQGETFSQKIAEEMSVYSRIVLICGHYEGVDERVRVYLVDKEISVGDFVLTGGELSAMVVVDAVSRLVPGVLGNYDSASFDSFSTGLLEYPHYTRPGNYRDWQVPEVLLSGHHREIETWRRKESLKRTYLRRPDLLEKIKLSEEDRKILEEIKKNN